The sequence TGTTAACTTCAACCATGCCAAACATGCCGGTGAGTATGAGGCACAGTGTGAAGATTGTCATCATAACTATGTGGATGGCAAGAATATCTGGCAGACTGGTGATGATGTTCAAAAATGCTCTGAATGTCATGATGTTGATAAATCAGATGGCAACAAGAAGAAACTCATGCTGGCATTTCACGATAACTGCCAGAAGTGTCATGAGAAGAAGATAAAGGAAGGCAAGAAAGCCCCGGATAAAAAATGCGAAACCTGCCATAAATAACAGATTTTAAAATAAAAAAGCCGCTAAAAAAGCGGCTTTTTTATTTATAGATATCGTCTAATTAATTTTCATTAATCGTGATTGCTTCCTGATCACATACTTCAACACAGCTTTCACAACCCAGACACTCTTCCGCGTTTACCGGAACGGACTTTCCGTCCTGCATCTCATAAACGTCAACAGGGCATACCTCAACACACTCTTCACACCCTTCGCATTTATCCTGATCAACAATTACATCGTATCCCATATAAATATCCTCCTAAATAATTTATTAAACTAACAATATCCTGCTGTTATTATTTATTATCAGCCATATATACAGTTTGGAACTCATTAACAGAGACAAAATACAGTGTCAAGTCTTTTATATTGCTCTAAAATGGTATTTATAGAAATATAAAATCCCATTTATATGGCCCGGCCGGTTTGAATTCCTTTTTATTTACGGGGTATAGAGCATGACCAGACATCTGGTGGTTTCATTGCCTATGTTTTTCAGTTTATGGGGTATCTCTGAATTATAGTGCATGCTCTCCCCGGTCTTTAGATTTGTGATCTTACTGTCAAGGGTAAGCTCCAGGTCCCCCTCCATTACATAGATAAACTCTTCACCTTCATGCTTGTAGGCAACCGGTTTATGATCCTGCTTGGCCTCTATTGTAATCATGAATGCCCTCAGGTGCTGGTTTTCTGCACCGGGTGTCAAGGTCTGATATGCGTAGTTCTTTGTCCTTGTGATAAAGGCCTTTGCACGCTTGTCCTCTATCTGGGCCTTTTCCTCATCGCTTAAGAATGTGCCGGGGTCCACGCCAAGTGCACGGGAAAGCTTGAGCAGAAAACTTACTGAAGGCACCATCTCGCCGTTTTCCACCTTTTCAATAAACTCAGGTGTCTGATCTGTCTTCTCTGCGAGATATTCTATTGTCCAGTCGTTTGACCTTCTGATCTTTTCTATCTTCACTCCAAGGGCGGTCCCGGCCTTGCCGGTCTCGCTTACGGTCATCGAATCTGCCAGATCCCGCATGGTAAGCAGCTTTATACGATTTGTAATAAGGGGCATTATTATACGCGCATCGGCCACAATGCCTGCGTCAGCCACGCTGAACACAGGAGATGAGGGATCCCTGTTAATAGCAACTATATATTCGGAGCCTGTTATACCTGCGGTATACTGAATTGCGCCCGATGTGCCTATGGTAAATAAAAGCCTCGGGTGAACGGTTTTGCCGGTCTGTCCTATGAGCCGCTCTTCATCCACCCAGTGGTTGATTACAGGCGGGCGTGTTGCGCCGATCTCCCCGCCTATCGCTGCCGCAAGACGCCTTACCATGGCAAACCCTTCCGAGGTTCCCACGCCTGCGCCCCCCACAACAACTATATCCGCCTCCTCTAATTTCCTGTGCCCTTCATGTGAGATCTCATGAGATATACGTTTCAGCCTGTCAGTTACTATTTCACCCTTCACCTGGATTCGTTTTATCTCTCCGGGATTACCGGTCTCAACGCATGGTGAGAATGCATTTGCCGGAATGGTCGCAAAACCTGTTATCTCAGGGTCGCCCCAGGTAAGCCTTGCCATTATCTCACCACCCCACGATGGGCACCCTGCTATGATCCTGTTATCCTCCATGCTGAACTCAACACAATCGGCAATCAGCCCTGAATCACAGTATGCAGCGCATGATGAAGCTATCTCTCTACCCATGTCAGAAAGCGGAAAGAGCGCCATTTTGGGGGCCATCTCTTTTATCAGTATGGTTAGAGCCCCTGCATGGACATCCGGCCTGCAAAGGGAAAGATCATTATGTTCCAGTATAAAAACAGAATCAGCGCCGTTTCTGACACAGACAGCAGAGGCATCTTCAGGAGATATCCCCTTTACAGCATCACCTGAGTTGCACGTTTCGCCTGCATCCATTAACAGTGCAACAGTTTTTCCGCCTGTCAGGCCTGCAAGCCTCTTTGCAGCCCCGAGCAGATTCATGCCCTCTTCAAAATGCCTCTTATTCCTGAGATCTATATAAACCCAGATATCGCCA is a genomic window of Desulfatiglans sp. containing:
- a CDS encoding cytochrome c3 family protein, with the protein product MRKGWILVMMIVCSGLLFASGILTAADFPSEIVIDGKGYKKDIKGPVNFNHAKHAGEYEAQCEDCHHNYVDGKNIWQTGDDVQKCSECHDVDKSDGNKKKLMLAFHDNCQKCHEKKIKEGKKAPDKKCETCHK
- a CDS encoding 4Fe-4S binding protein, which gives rise to MGYDVIVDQDKCEGCEECVEVCPVDVYEMQDGKSVPVNAEECLGCESCVEVCDQEAITINEN
- a CDS encoding cupin domain-containing protein, which gives rise to MNLLGAAKRLAGLTGGKTVALLMDAGETCNSGDAVKGISPEDASAVCVRNGADSVFILEHNDLSLCRPDVHAGALTILIKEMAPKMALFPLSDMGREIASSCAAYCDSGLIADCVEFSMEDNRIIAGCPSWGGEIMARLTWGDPEITGFATIPANAFSPCVETGNPGEIKRIQVKGEIVTDRLKRISHEISHEGHRKLEEADIVVVGGAGVGTSEGFAMVRRLAAAIGGEIGATRPPVINHWVDEERLIGQTGKTVHPRLLFTIGTSGAIQYTAGITGSEYIVAINRDPSSPVFSVADAGIVADARIIMPLITNRIKLLTMRDLADSMTVSETGKAGTALGVKIEKIRRSNDWTIEYLAEKTDQTPEFIEKVENGEMVPSVSFLLKLSRALGVDPGTFLSDEEKAQIEDKRAKAFITRTKNYAYQTLTPGAENQHLRAFMITIEAKQDHKPVAYKHEGEEFIYVMEGDLELTLDSKITNLKTGESMHYNSEIPHKLKNIGNETTRCLVMLYTP